From the Desulfobacterales bacterium genome, one window contains:
- a CDS encoding multiheme c-type cytochrome: MKRSMCVALMMGLLMMTGSFSPVVAAETAEKVEVCITCHNRMSPGQVADWKSSKHAAEGITCSACHGDAHKGPASVEKAVLPDEQVCAECHEDKFNQFVKGKHNLGWDTLNAMPVTHVEPDELMEGGKGCGGCHNMGIKSDEERKKLHDSGYRYQNNSCDECHTRHSFSRKEALHPAACQQCHMGFDHPQWEMWSSSKHGTRWKAKISGMLPETANAPKCQDCHMPGGSHENHTAWGFLGVRLPLPEDPQWAADRVTILKALGVLNPQTGEPTARLDAVKTLDLARLTAESWEKERAKMIKTCRNCHSEQYARKQLEMGDAIMQKADRLMAEAIETVAALYRDGILKKPDAYAFAYPDLLYFMRTGGGNLNQASHIDQMLLEMYLKDRMRTYQAFFHVNPDYAYWYGWAMMTEKLTAIKEKAVVLRKLHEPAKE; this comes from the coding sequence ATGAAAAGATCCATGTGTGTCGCGTTAATGATGGGCTTGTTGATGATGACGGGAAGTTTCAGCCCGGTGGTTGCAGCTGAAACGGCTGAAAAGGTCGAAGTCTGTATTACCTGTCATAACCGAATGAGCCCGGGGCAGGTTGCGGACTGGAAATCCAGTAAACATGCGGCAGAGGGCATTACCTGCTCAGCCTGCCATGGGGATGCACATAAGGGGCCGGCGAGTGTGGAAAAAGCGGTGCTGCCGGATGAACAGGTTTGTGCCGAGTGCCATGAAGATAAGTTTAACCAGTTTGTAAAAGGAAAACATAATCTGGGATGGGACACGTTGAACGCGATGCCCGTTACCCATGTGGAACCGGATGAATTGATGGAAGGCGGCAAAGGTTGCGGCGGATGTCATAACATGGGAATTAAGAGCGATGAAGAGAGAAAAAAACTTCATGACAGCGGCTACCGGTATCAGAATAATTCCTGTGATGAATGTCATACCCGCCACAGTTTTTCCAGAAAGGAAGCGCTTCACCCGGCGGCCTGTCAGCAATGCCACATGGGATTTGATCATCCCCAATGGGAAATGTGGAGCAGCTCCAAGCACGGGACACGATGGAAAGCCAAGATCTCGGGTATGTTGCCAGAAACTGCGAATGCGCCAAAATGCCAGGATTGCCATATGCCGGGTGGGTCTCATGAAAACCACACCGCCTGGGGCTTTCTGGGCGTACGCCTTCCGTTGCCTGAAGATCCCCAGTGGGCTGCGGATCGGGTGACCATCCTTAAGGCCCTGGGCGTTTTGAATCCGCAAACCGGAGAACCCACTGCCCGGCTTGATGCGGTTAAAACCCTTGACCTGGCTCGGCTGACCGCAGAGTCCTGGGAAAAAGAGCGGGCGAAAATGATAAAAACCTGCCGCAACTGTCATTCCGAACAATACGCCAGAAAGCAGCTTGAAATGGGGGATGCCATCATGCAAAAAGCCGACCGGCTCATGGCCGAAGCCATTGAAACCGTGGCAGCGCTTTATCGTGACGGCATTCTCAAAAAACCGGATGCGTATGCCTTTGCCTATCCGGATCTTCTGTATTTCATGCGAACCGGGGGCGGGAACCTGAATCAGGCATCCCATATCGATCAGATGCTGCTGGAAATGTATCTGAAAGACCGGATGCGGACGTATCAGGCCTTTTTCCATGTCAATCCCGATTATGCATACTGGTATGGCTGGGCCATGATGACCGAAAAACTGACCGCCATAAAGGAAAAGGCGGTCGTGCTCAGAAAATTGCATGAACCGGCGAAAGAATAG
- a CDS encoding pyruvate ferredoxin oxidoreductase, whose amino-acid sequence MHIIESGNVAAAWGVKLSKAQVVAAYPITPQTPLTEKLSELIESGEMKAQYIPVESEHSALAVCIAASTTGARAFTATSANGLLYMNEQIHWAAGARLPLVMCVVNRGVGAPWTIWNDHQDSMSQRDTGWIQIYACDHQQIIDTVIKAFRLAETVSIPVMVCYDGYLLSHTYMPFDVPDETQVDRFLPSYRPERFLDPNMPANFNTVTLPESRPDLQGEPAPGYMEFRTLLHKDMRNALNTAADIEQAFSEAFGRGGDPFIEAWRCEDADCIAVALGSLAYQLRDVVDVLREEGIRAGVAAIRIYRPFPDEAVFRLLAGAKKVIVFEKALSYGYEGPLCADIKSALYAHLSSLPERPDVQGVILGLGGREIKTDDLVDVFRQSCKDDRASGKTKWLGLAQKQL is encoded by the coding sequence ATGCATATCATTGAATCAGGCAATGTGGCAGCGGCGTGGGGCGTAAAGCTGTCAAAAGCACAGGTGGTGGCGGCCTACCCCATTACTCCCCAGACGCCGCTGACCGAAAAGCTCTCGGAACTGATCGAATCCGGTGAAATGAAAGCCCAGTATATTCCGGTTGAAAGTGAACACAGCGCGCTGGCCGTGTGTATCGCCGCATCCACCACCGGTGCCAGGGCCTTTACGGCCACGAGCGCAAATGGACTGTTGTATATGAATGAGCAGATTCACTGGGCAGCAGGCGCACGGCTGCCGCTGGTGATGTGTGTCGTAAACCGGGGCGTCGGGGCGCCGTGGACGATCTGGAATGATCATCAGGATTCCATGTCACAGAGGGATACCGGATGGATTCAGATATATGCCTGTGATCATCAGCAGATTATCGACACGGTGATCAAAGCCTTCCGGCTGGCAGAAACGGTCAGTATTCCCGTAATGGTCTGTTATGACGGCTATCTGCTGTCTCATACCTATATGCCCTTTGATGTACCCGATGAAACGCAGGTGGATAGATTCCTGCCATCGTATCGGCCCGAACGGTTTCTGGACCCGAATATGCCGGCCAACTTCAATACGGTCACACTGCCGGAGTCCCGGCCGGACCTGCAGGGTGAACCGGCGCCCGGATATATGGAATTCAGGACCCTGCTGCACAAGGATATGCGAAATGCCCTGAATACGGCAGCTGACATTGAACAGGCGTTTTCAGAGGCGTTTGGCCGCGGCGGTGATCCGTTCATCGAGGCCTGGCGATGTGAGGATGCCGACTGTATCGCGGTGGCGCTGGGGTCTCTGGCCTACCAGCTCAGGGATGTGGTGGATGTGCTTCGCGAGGAGGGGATCAGGGCCGGTGTCGCGGCGATTCGCATTTATCGACCGTTTCCGGATGAGGCGGTTTTCCGGTTGCTGGCCGGAGCCAAAAAGGTGATCGTGTTTGAAAAGGCGCTGAGTTACGGCTATGAAGGGCCGCTTTGCGCGGATATAAAATCGGCGCTGTATGCCCATCTATCGAGTTTGCCGGAGCGGCCCGATGTGCAGGGGGTCATCCTGGGACTTGGCGGCAGAGAGATTAAAACCGATGATCTGGTCGATGTGTTTCGACAATCGTGCAAAGATGACCGTGCGTCAGGCAAAACAAAGTGGTTAGGGCTCGCGCAAAAACAATTATAA
- a CDS encoding response regulator, which yields MNDQRTYDNLVRRIRQFESKTTRLCHQNKKLMEHRDQLEQLAEKRSAQLNRATTLLLKKKSDFRMMKQQLQENEKKLNTIFNQTFQFIGLLTPDGTIITANQTALDAIGVRESDIKGKLLWETPWWSHSPDLQIRLQDAITKAAAGEFIRFESIHPTADGQWHHFDFSLKPVKNPAGDIEYLIPEGRDITDRVQMEIELQQAKKEAEVATRAKSAFITNMSHEIRTPMNGVIAAAELAQSEAISPKVKHYLKIIHASASSLLGIINDILDFSKIEAGRLALSIKPFRLDDILDRVTNTFVSKAAVKQIEFLTDIDPEMPKALIGDALRLQQILYNLVGNALKFTPNNGMILISVTASELSANRIQLSFIVKDTGIGISEKHQQMLFKPFTQEDISTTRKYEGAGLGLSISSQVARLMNGDIQVQSQPGKGSTFSFTAEFDLQPEVEYPVITVPDEMDGFKVMVVDDCPDSRDIIRKYLEFFRFHVTAVSSGIDALDMLKGTQSTEVPFSLIMIDFNMPDMNGIETSKKIRQDLQLDIPIILMSVYGIENEKMDTVKTGINGFLMKPMSPAAVFNAIMDAFGKQVFRYPVRQTSVKSRSALNQHRLKGLRVLLVEDDETSREIAKVLLETARVTVHIAKNGTEALNALKQHDFDAVFMDIQLPDMDGYEATLTIRNNPELKNLPIIAMTADTTKDIEKQCLEAGMDAYISKPIRQDRLYQILWKAIERYKAVEPPAEADKPALEFEHPDEKKQRSVDILPATLPGIDIQSALSALNIAPDIFRRILTGFHQSNLQTGERIKDCVEKNDWKQLHLIAHSLKGSAANICAEPLRAAAYDLESATVNDTEAPDASLIDPLIQKLNQVLSSLQTLTESPVEKIEPDESNDVKPELQLLTDALIHYDPIGVYRHLKSVSPFFDPPNRQALERHIHDYEYDEALELLKKIS from the coding sequence ATGAACGATCAACGGACTTACGATAATCTGGTCCGGCGGATCAGACAATTCGAGTCAAAGACAACCCGCCTCTGTCATCAAAACAAAAAACTGATGGAGCACCGGGATCAGCTTGAACAGTTAGCCGAAAAACGATCCGCCCAGTTAAACAGAGCCACCACGCTCCTTCTCAAAAAAAAATCTGACTTCCGGATGATGAAACAGCAGTTACAGGAAAATGAAAAAAAGCTGAACACCATATTCAATCAGACATTTCAATTTATCGGCCTTCTGACACCCGACGGTACGATCATAACCGCCAACCAGACGGCTCTGGATGCCATCGGCGTCCGCGAATCCGATATAAAAGGAAAACTTTTATGGGAAACCCCATGGTGGAGCCATTCTCCGGATCTTCAGATCCGGCTTCAGGATGCCATAACAAAAGCGGCCGCTGGTGAATTTATCCGTTTTGAATCGATTCATCCCACCGCGGACGGGCAATGGCATCATTTTGACTTTTCACTCAAACCCGTAAAAAACCCTGCCGGCGATATTGAATATCTGATACCGGAAGGCAGGGACATTACCGACCGGGTTCAGATGGAGATAGAGCTTCAACAGGCAAAAAAGGAGGCCGAGGTCGCAACCCGGGCAAAAAGCGCTTTTATAACCAATATGAGCCATGAAATCCGAACCCCCATGAATGGGGTCATTGCAGCTGCTGAACTGGCACAGAGCGAGGCCATTTCGCCGAAAGTAAAACATTATCTGAAAATCATTCATGCCTCGGCCAGCTCCCTGCTCGGAATTATCAATGACATTCTCGATTTTTCAAAAATCGAAGCCGGCAGACTGGCTCTGAGCATCAAACCGTTCCGGCTCGATGACATACTTGACCGGGTTACCAATACGTTTGTCAGCAAAGCGGCGGTAAAACAAATCGAATTTCTCACCGATATTGATCCGGAAATGCCAAAAGCTTTGATTGGAGATGCTCTCCGGCTTCAGCAGATTTTATACAATCTGGTCGGAAACGCCTTAAAATTTACTCCGAACAACGGTATGATCCTGATCAGTGTAACCGCATCGGAGCTGTCCGCCAACCGGATCCAATTATCATTTATTGTGAAAGATACCGGAATCGGTATATCTGAAAAGCATCAGCAAATGCTGTTTAAACCATTCACACAGGAGGATATTTCCACCACACGCAAATATGAGGGGGCCGGTCTCGGCCTGAGTATCAGCAGTCAAGTGGCCAGGCTGATGAATGGAGATATTCAGGTTCAAAGCCAGCCGGGAAAAGGCAGTACATTTTCATTTACCGCAGAATTTGATTTGCAGCCGGAGGTCGAATATCCGGTGATAACGGTACCTGATGAGATGGATGGCTTTAAGGTAATGGTCGTTGATGACTGCCCGGACAGCCGGGATATCATCCGAAAGTACCTCGAATTTTTCAGATTCCATGTGACAGCCGTGTCATCCGGAATTGACGCACTGGACATGCTCAAAGGCACCCAAAGTACGGAAGTCCCCTTTTCGCTGATCATGATAGATTTCAACATGCCGGATATGAACGGAATAGAGACATCGAAAAAAATCAGACAGGATTTACAGCTGGACATTCCAATTATACTCATGTCCGTATACGGTATTGAAAATGAAAAAATGGATACCGTAAAAACGGGGATCAACGGTTTTCTGATGAAACCGATGTCACCCGCCGCCGTGTTTAACGCAATCATGGATGCATTCGGAAAACAGGTATTCCGATATCCGGTCCGACAGACATCCGTTAAGAGCCGCTCCGCTCTGAATCAACACAGACTGAAAGGATTGCGTGTATTACTTGTTGAAGACGACGAAACCAGTCGGGAAATTGCAAAGGTCCTGCTTGAAACCGCTCGTGTTACGGTACACATTGCGAAAAACGGTACTGAAGCCTTAAATGCCTTGAAACAACATGATTTCGATGCCGTATTTATGGACATTCAGCTGCCGGATATGGACGGGTACGAGGCTACCCTCACGATTCGTAACAATCCGGAATTAAAAAATCTTCCGATCATCGCCATGACGGCTGACACCACAAAAGACATTGAAAAACAATGCCTTGAAGCGGGAATGGACGCATACATTTCCAAACCCATCCGTCAGGACAGGCTGTATCAGATTCTCTGGAAAGCCATCGAACGATATAAGGCCGTTGAGCCTCCCGCAGAGGCGGACAAGCCTGCCCTTGAATTTGAGCACCCGGATGAAAAGAAACAGCGCTCTGTAGATATTTTACCCGCAACACTGCCCGGAATTGATATCCAAAGCGCTTTGTCCGCCTTGAATATTGCCCCGGATATATTCAGACGAATCCTGACCGGATTTCATCAGAGCAATCTGCAAACCGGAGAAAGAATAAAAGACTGTGTTGAAAAAAACGACTGGAAGCAGCTTCATCTGATCGCCCACAGTCTCAAAGGAAGTGCCGCCAATATTTGCGCCGAACCCCTGCGCGCTGCCGCATACGATCTTGAGAGCGCCACCGTAAACGACACTGAAGCACCGGATGCCAGCCTGATTGACCCGCTGATACAGAAGCTGAATCAGGTTCTGTCGTCTTTGCAGACACTGACCGAGAGCCCGGTTGAAAAGATTGAACCGGACGAGAGCAACGATGTCAAGCCCGAACTGCAATTGTTGACCGACGCCCTGATTCATTATGATCCAATCGGTGTCTACCGCCATTTAAAATCGGTCAGCCCGTTTTTTGACCCACCGAACCGGCAGGCTCTCGAAAGACATATTCATGATTATGAGTACGATGAAGCGCTCGAATTGCTTAAAAAAATAAGTTAA
- a CDS encoding AEC family transporter — translation MVLNSLFPIFALLALGALLKAFKMTSSEFLNTSDKLIYYIFFPVMLFWKIGSSKTGAAVDWAFCAASICALLILYILSTWYIVKYKIPDFKAGSFSQSCYRFNTYIGMAVILNATGEEGIMYFGILIGIIIPLINVLAVSTLIWFSGFQFSLGHRMQVTIKALISNPLIIACIGGLVYARTVNHFPVYIDNTFHLASLVTLPLALLSIGGSLTLGSIKGYFNLSLIGSFFKLIAFPVLGFLCMTLFRVDPIPFKTGMIFFALPTSPAIYVLSSQLNSDTQLAAATVVLSTVLSFASLSVVLMMA, via the coding sequence ATGGTACTGAACAGCCTTTTTCCGATTTTTGCATTACTGGCGCTGGGGGCATTGCTGAAAGCCTTTAAAATGACTTCCAGTGAATTTCTGAACACCTCCGACAAACTGATTTATTACATCTTTTTCCCTGTCATGCTGTTCTGGAAAATCGGCAGCTCAAAAACTGGGGCGGCCGTTGACTGGGCATTCTGTGCGGCCTCCATTTGCGCGCTTCTGATACTGTACATTCTCAGCACGTGGTATATCGTCAAATACAAGATTCCGGACTTTAAAGCCGGCTCTTTTTCCCAGAGCTGCTACCGGTTCAACACCTATATCGGAATGGCTGTCATACTCAACGCAACCGGTGAGGAAGGTATCATGTATTTTGGAATCCTGATCGGGATAATCATTCCGCTGATCAACGTGCTGGCGGTATCCACCCTGATCTGGTTTTCCGGGTTTCAGTTCAGTCTCGGGCATCGAATGCAGGTGACGATCAAAGCGCTGATTTCAAATCCACTGATCATCGCCTGCATCGGCGGACTGGTGTATGCCCGGACAGTGAACCATTTTCCCGTTTATATCGATAACACCTTTCACCTGGCATCTCTGGTAACTTTGCCCCTGGCCCTGCTGTCCATCGGCGGCAGTCTGACGCTCGGCTCAATCAAAGGGTATTTTAACCTCTCGCTTATAGGATCTTTTTTCAAGCTGATCGCATTTCCGGTGTTGGGATTCTTATGCATGACGCTGTTTCGGGTTGATCCCATCCCCTTTAAAACCGGGATGATTTTTTTCGCCCTTCCCACTTCACCGGCGATTTATGTCCTGTCATCCCAGCTCAACAGCGATACACAGCTGGCCGCCGCCACGGTGGTATTGTCCACCGTATTGTCGTTTGCCTCGTTATCGGTCGTTCTGATGATGGCGTAG
- a CDS encoding thiamine pyrophosphate-dependent enzyme: protein MQAKTSILSLPEEEFIHPGNRACSGCGLGIAYRIGLKALGKDTILVVPPSCLTVLQGLYPIASTKLPCLNVTFASTAAGATGVLGALKALGRTKTTVAAWAGDGGTGDIGIQALSGASERQENFIYICYDNEAYMNTGVQRSGTTPHGALTSNTPLLGKLQQKKDVPSIMSAHGIPYVASCSAAYPLDLYDKIRKARTITGTRYIHIHTPCPSGWGFDPKYTVKMGQMAVQSGLFDLYEIENGQFRLTGPSAKLMTTGKMADVEDYLKSQRRFRILSAEQISQLRQQIQTKWDGYRKALS, encoded by the coding sequence ATGCAAGCGAAAACCAGTATATTAAGCCTTCCTGAAGAGGAATTCATTCATCCCGGTAATCGGGCCTGCTCTGGCTGCGGACTGGGCATTGCCTATAGAATCGGGCTCAAGGCTCTTGGGAAAGATACGATTCTGGTGGTTCCCCCCAGCTGTCTGACAGTTCTTCAGGGACTTTATCCCATAGCCTCCACGAAACTGCCGTGTCTCAACGTGACGTTTGCCTCCACGGCAGCGGGCGCCACTGGTGTCCTCGGTGCCCTGAAGGCGCTGGGAAGAACAAAAACAACCGTAGCTGCCTGGGCAGGTGACGGCGGAACCGGCGATATCGGCATCCAGGCGCTGTCCGGCGCTTCAGAACGGCAGGAAAACTTTATTTATATCTGCTATGACAATGAAGCCTACATGAATACGGGGGTACAGCGGTCCGGTACCACACCGCACGGGGCGCTGACGTCAAACACCCCGTTGTTAGGCAAACTTCAGCAGAAAAAAGATGTCCCTTCGATCATGTCCGCTCACGGCATACCCTATGTGGCATCGTGTTCGGCGGCCTATCCCCTGGATCTGTATGATAAAATCCGGAAGGCCAGAACCATTACCGGAACCAGGTATATCCACATCCATACACCTTGTCCGTCCGGATGGGGATTTGATCCGAAATATACGGTAAAAATGGGACAGATGGCCGTGCAAAGCGGCCTGTTTGATCTGTATGAAATTGAAAACGGGCAGTTCCGCCTGACCGGCCCGTCTGCAAAACTGATGACAACCGGCAAAATGGCTGATGTCGAAGATTATCTCAAGTCACAGCGCCGTTTTCGGATTTTATCCGCAGAGCAGATTTCACAGCTTCGTCAGCAGATACAGACGAAATGGGATGGGTACAGGAAGGCTTTAAGCTGA
- a CDS encoding response regulator: MHGTGHFKAKKTILVVDDDQMVRHIARAIIEKIGYHVIEAESGEQAIDIARYYDGPIALAILDIVLPDIACKELFDILRQSRPDIKTLLSSGYNFNEIIRDLLLAGADGFIQKPYSFKSIQSKLKDILQE, from the coding sequence ATGCATGGCACAGGCCATTTCAAAGCAAAAAAAACGATCCTCGTTGTCGATGACGATCAGATGGTAAGACATATTGCCCGGGCAATCATCGAAAAAATCGGCTACCATGTGATCGAAGCCGAATCCGGTGAACAGGCCATAGATATCGCCAGATATTATGACGGACCGATTGCCCTGGCCATTCTCGATATCGTATTACCGGATATCGCATGCAAAGAGTTGTTTGATATACTCAGGCAGTCTCGTCCGGATATAAAAACGCTGCTCAGCAGTGGGTACAATTTTAACGAGATCATCCGGGATCTCCTGCTTGCCGGTGCAGACGGATTTATCCAAAAGCCGTATTCCTTTAAAAGCATCCAATCCAAACTGAAGGACATCCTTCAGGAATAG
- a CDS encoding 2-oxoacid:acceptor oxidoreductase family protein encodes MIEIRWHGRGGQGAITAAKIVAKAAFESGYPGVVMVPSFGTERRGAPVMTSLKISRQKIYDLSPSLTPGMVVVLDHMLLEEVDVTAGLKPGGCMILNSSVEPATLDFPWITIAVADINSIAAEAGLPKAIVNTGIIGAFAKAAGFLDMNVLVPIIEDEFRKIRPEENALAARLAYERTRVEVCR; translated from the coding sequence ATGATAGAAATCAGATGGCACGGAAGGGGAGGGCAGGGGGCGATTACCGCAGCCAAAATCGTTGCGAAAGCCGCCTTTGAATCCGGCTACCCGGGCGTCGTGATGGTGCCGTCATTCGGTACCGAACGCAGGGGGGCACCGGTAATGACCTCTTTGAAAATATCCAGGCAGAAAATATATGACCTTTCTCCGAGCCTGACTCCGGGCATGGTCGTTGTGCTGGATCATATGCTTCTTGAAGAAGTGGATGTGACCGCGGGGTTGAAGCCGGGCGGGTGTATGATCCTGAACTCCTCCGTTGAACCGGCTACCCTGGATTTTCCGTGGATTACGATTGCGGTTGCGGATATCAATTCCATTGCCGCAGAGGCCGGGCTGCCAAAAGCCATTGTAAATACCGGAATCATCGGCGCATTTGCCAAAGCCGCCGGATTTTTGGATATGAATGTATTGGTCCCGATTATAGAGGATGAGTTTCGGAAGATCAGGCCGGAAGAAAATGCCCTGGCGGCAAGGCTTGCTTACGAACGGACACGTGTGGAGGTGTGCAGATGA
- a CDS encoding CDP-archaeol synthase: MPGTVEITIFLLCVNAVPALLGFVIPEIGAQPLDGNARFRDGFALFGSHKTIRGVAGGIFTGGVAAHLIGVSALAGLTAGLLSMIGDVLSSFIKRRMVLSEGSHAPLLDQCFETGFPLLFFHWAYAMPWVRMVECGLFFFAIDQTASIFLQKMLIPPPAGELTRLVRSSARLRVWRACHATSSTLARYLNFENVIYYHWFMKNTFKIVGIYERGRHNALDVRLQHLHFSCPGLPAVFDPFQILFIADLHIDGLDGLDDRLISLVSSLQVDVCLLGGDYRMEMYGPFFKVMHRLRRIIRHIQASEGIFGILGNHDCISTIPDLEDCGICMLVNDAFKLEKNGEQLWLVGVDDPHYYKCHDLKMAFRDVPQGAFSILMSHSPEIMKSSAGYKIDLCLCGHTHGGQIRLPVIGPVFTHIQMPRRFAGGMWSYDATIGYTSSGAGASGVPVRFNCPPEVALITLSR; encoded by the coding sequence ATGCCAGGTACCGTAGAAATCACCATATTCCTCTTATGTGTCAATGCCGTCCCGGCGTTGCTGGGTTTTGTCATTCCGGAAATAGGCGCTCAGCCGCTGGATGGCAATGCACGGTTCAGGGATGGGTTTGCTCTGTTCGGTAGCCATAAAACGATCCGGGGGGTTGCAGGGGGGATCTTTACGGGCGGAGTTGCGGCGCATCTGATAGGGGTTTCTGCGTTGGCCGGTCTGACGGCCGGTCTGTTGAGCATGATCGGTGATGTTCTGTCCAGTTTTATTAAGCGCCGCATGGTCCTCTCTGAAGGGAGCCATGCACCGCTGCTGGATCAGTGTTTTGAAACCGGTTTCCCGCTGCTGTTTTTCCATTGGGCATATGCCATGCCCTGGGTCAGGATGGTTGAATGCGGTTTGTTTTTTTTCGCCATTGATCAAACCGCATCCATTTTTTTACAGAAAATGCTGATTCCTCCCCCTGCCGGGGAATTGACCCGGCTGGTAAGGTCTTCAGCCAGATTGCGGGTATGGCGCGCCTGCCATGCAACCTCTTCAACACTGGCAAGATACCTGAATTTTGAAAATGTTATCTATTATCACTGGTTCATGAAAAATACGTTTAAAATCGTCGGGATATATGAACGGGGCCGTCATAACGCACTGGATGTCCGGTTGCAACATCTTCATTTTTCATGTCCGGGGCTTCCTGCGGTATTTGATCCGTTTCAAATCCTGTTTATCGCTGATCTGCATATAGACGGACTCGATGGTCTCGATGACCGTCTGATCAGTCTGGTTTCGTCGCTGCAGGTGGATGTCTGTCTTCTGGGCGGAGATTACCGCATGGAGATGTATGGACCGTTCTTTAAAGTGATGCACAGGCTCCGCCGGATCATCAGACACATACAGGCCTCGGAGGGGATATTCGGTATTCTGGGCAATCATGACTGCATCAGCACCATACCCGATCTTGAAGACTGTGGTATCTGCATGCTGGTCAATGATGCATTTAAACTGGAGAAAAACGGAGAGCAACTATGGCTGGTCGGGGTGGATGATCCCCATTATTATAAATGCCATGATTTAAAAATGGCATTTCGGGATGTGCCGCAGGGGGCCTTTTCGATCCTGATGTCACATTCGCCGGAAATAATGAAGAGCTCAGCCGGCTATAAGATTGATCTGTGCCTCTGCGGCCATACCCATGGGGGGCAGATTCGATTGCCGGTTATCGGTCCGGTATTTACCCATATTCAAATGCCGCGGCGGTTTGCCGGGGGAATGTGGTCCTATGACGCTACGATCGGATACACCTCATCCGGAGCCGGTGCTTCCGGGGTGCCGGTTCGCTTCAACTGTCCGCCGGAGGTGGCACTGATCACATTGAGCCGGTAA
- a CDS encoding 4Fe-4S binding protein has product MTNPDSNCKFSYSRPGPGDGGHTGSWRVLRPVIDMDKCTPARKKAPACFMCWLYCPEGVVSRTIPPTIDYQYCKGCGICAEQCPVHAIKMVEESGLTAKEED; this is encoded by the coding sequence ATGACAAACCCGGATTCTAACTGTAAGTTCTCATATAGTCGTCCCGGTCCGGGCGATGGGGGCCATACCGGTTCATGGCGGGTGCTGCGGCCGGTTATTGACATGGATAAATGTACGCCTGCCAGAAAAAAGGCACCGGCCTGTTTCATGTGCTGGCTGTATTGCCCCGAAGGGGTCGTATCCCGCACTATTCCCCCAACGATCGATTACCAGTACTGTAAAGGGTGCGGAATATGCGCCGAACAATGCCCGGTTCATGCCATTAAGATGGTTGAGGAAAGCGGATTGACTGCAAAGGAGGAGGACTGA